CCTTTCAACAGGGTTCCCATTTACTACacttgggtggagagtggcaaatgaaGAATAATGTCTTGCCAAAGGATGTGAGTGCTACAGTAAGATGTGAACCACAGACCCTGTGATTATCACTTCAAAGACTTATCTTCTGTGCTACAACATCTCCATGTatgttgtgctgcactcaacccaggtgaggtaaatgttTACCTGGcatgattaattccttgaatgcaccaagcgccttgCAGTTGGAGGTAAAGATGGGGGTAATATAGAGTGCGCCTCTCAATAGGCAATTAGATGATCGGTGCCGCAtgaatgctatgtattataatGAGGTATGTATGATCTTCAATTAACACCATTGAGATTGCTCTCATGCCATACATAGGCAATATGTATAACCAAAATAATCATGTTGTGAGCCTGAGAATCTACAGtcgaatacatgtatgaaaaaaggtAGATATTTTACCTGCAGCAAATGACCGACTTGCATGACATAGCCAGTTCCAAGAAGTCTTTGCGTAGATCAAAAGATAAAGCAAACTTCAGAGCCTAGATAGGGGTAGAATTGGAGAAAATAGTAACTTCTTTactgattttacttttttttaaaattaattttgaaagcTGCCAAACATatcttgaaaaaaacaaaaatgaagtaGATGAACCAATTTGAGGTAATAAGTTGATTATACAAATCATGTTGAAAGAGTATAAATTCAGCATTTATTGCTGTATCACTTATTATATTTAACATTCAAATGGTTCTCCGTTTACATACAGCTCTTAAATCAAGCTTAAAGATTTTTCATCCCATATTTATAGAAAATTACCCCAAAATTCAAATTGTAAACTTGGACTAATAAAGTTAAAGATATGTGCTTATTAGTGTTGATTGCTCAGTCTTATGCCTGTATGGTTTCTAACTTAATTCCattatatcaaaaaattttctTGCTTAAACAAGGTCACAACTTGCTTTTATGATCAGATCTAAAGTGTACTGTTACTTGGTTAAAGGACCTTTTGTCAAAATGTTGCTCATGACAACTACTTGAAAATTTAATTGCCATTTAGTTTAAGACCATTTTCTTGTAATCTTGCTTATAAAAACTACTCTAAAAATTGATgttcattttgttaaaaactTATCTGAGAATCAACGCTCATGATGATTACTAATCAATACTAATAAGATTCAAGTACAATAGCTTTCATTCCATTTAATTGGTATGATAGTGAAAAGACATAAACATgggattaaaataaattaacaataGAGATCCTTTTTCAACCAGACTAAGACATACTTCTCCATTGATAATGAGTGCTACATCATTTTCCTTGCCGATCTGATCACCAAATGCTGTGATATGTCTTTGTAGTGTCTCTCTAATCTCATCATGACTAGTCTCATTAATAATCAACAATGGCATCGCTGGGTTCAGAAGCTTACAGGAATATcctgaaacaaaatataataatgttGATCAACTATACAGTAACCTGGTAATCTATTCATGCAATGAAATGTCTACAGTGGCACCACTGGTTTCAGACCTTATATGAATGTCctgtaaaaatggaataataatgATCAACTGTAAAGCAACCTAGTAATATATTAATGTAGTACTAGAATCCTCTCACAGTATATGAAAATCTTAATAGGcatttttttcaacataattgataatatatcTATGTTATAtatggtcacatgatgctatttgaacAATCACTAAACAGGATTTAAGGATATGAAGGGTTAGAATACTCACCAACATTAATAGCGGTCTCCTGCTTGTCTCCTGTCAAAACCCATATCTTAACATCAGCCTTCAGTAGGGTATCTATCGTCTCAGGAACTCCCTGTAAATCAATTTAAATAATTCTTGTCATCATTACAAAGCACAAGTCAAGTAAAGTCTCTTCTCCcacatgatcatcatgatgtaGTAATCATTTAGGATAGCTTTCATGCATCTttatttacattgtacatgtaaaattttCACTCAATACATGTCTTGGGCAGTGGTTCATTACCAGCTAAAATCAATTCTTATTTtcagctttcatttttttctagttTTCATTGGAGTATACACACTTCCTCTAGATAGTAAATGGCATTTAAGATTTTGCAGTGATACAATGTAATTATTTAAATGTCAGTATGAATTTTAGGAactatataatgaaaaaaaaaagtaatataaaaGAGAATTTAATGAGGAGCAAATTCATGATGAATCTTCTTGATGTCATTATGTCTCTGTTTACACTAACCTTTAATTCAGTGTCTCATGCAGATATTAGGTGTGAATTGAAGTCACACTTAAAGTACAGTTTGTGTGCAGCATAGGACACATTATCGCATTGGTCATATTATGCTAAACTGACACATACTACTGTTGTATTCACCATtgagataaataaaataaataccgTGTGCATATTGGTATTTAAGCAGGACTCTACTTTACGACAAACAGAACTGTTTGTGACCCCAACCCCCTTAGTATATTTACATCTTGTAGTTTATCTTCAATAGCTGATGCACCAATCAGAGTGAAGTTCATTTCAATGAGCTCAGCTGCTTCAGCTAACTTCTCCTCTCTGTTCTGAATCGCTGTACTAGCCTTGTAGTAAGTAGCACTCCATTCCTAAAAGAGATAAAGTCATAAATGAACATTACAACTAAACTAATGAAGCATTCTGGATTGCATTACTAGCCTTGTAGTAAGTAGCACTCCATTCCTAGTAAAGGTAAAGTCATACAGACAATATAAGAGGCTTTATTGGCTGCAATAAATCATGTAATAATACTACAACTAATAATTATACTCTTGTACAGTGTCAGATGGGACACTCCTGGtgcttcacaattatttttcCACCTTAAGCATAGATCCAACTACAGTGCTTCAGCAATTAAAGAATAAAGTGTTACCAGGAACCAACTGACATCACCTTGGTCAAATGCAGATCAATGCCTAGAAGGACAATAGTGCTGCAGTGGGATTTACACCCCAATTTTTGTGATCTATTGTCCGGAGACATATCCACTTGACTCCGACACTTCTCCAATAGATGTAGTTAAAGATTTGAGTCCtctaacataaagcttagcggctaattttgaaaaatttgtgCTACGATCAATAACtataaagctttgtgttacggagccctgataTTCAATATCTCTCATGACACAGGAATTTGAAAGCTCAGACCAGTGCAATTATGAAACCATacacattttcatgattatatttttatctCTTATTTTTCAGGAATGACAGGCTCAACCAAAAAGTAAGGTAGGGAAACTACACTGCAATTGAAGACAAATTATTCATGAATTTTCTATAGAGTTCAAAAGACACAGATTTCTGAAAAGagatgtaaacaaaaataaactgaCCTCATATTCTTCTTTTGAAATCTCCCTGAATGCAAAGCACAATGTTCTGAGACCTAAAGAAAAAAGGATagcataaaaaaattgtaaattatatGAAAGTTGTTAATGGGCAATACCATCTTCATAATCGAAGGCAAAATAGAAACCAAAACCACAAGTACAATGATATCTGTAAGTGAGTAGTATTATCtatggatatatatatagaaattaTCATGATATTCTATTAAATAAGTATCATCTACTTCAGCCAGGCGATTTAAACATTGCTTGAATTATACACCTCTATACTagtaaatgtataaatacaggAAGTATAAACACTTGTACAACTATACTGTAAGATTGAAGTCCTGAATTTACCTTCTGAAGCAAATTCTTCTAGATGTCTGACAGTATCTGATGTGAATTCTTGGTCTGATGCTAGTCTGTCATATATCACATTGTCctacaggaaaaaaaaggattacACATTGTTTGTATTGCTCATTCCTTATTCTTTGGTAATGCAGTACTAAATGTATGAGTTCAGTGAATATTAAAATATAAGTGAACATTGATCATGTTCATAGAGTAAGGAGCAATCACTTAAtgataatcaaatcaaataattacagCCACTACAATGTTTTTGAAAGTTAGAGAGAATTTTAAGCTGATCAAGAATAGAATAATTTCTAAACGTCTATGAGCAGAATATGTGTATATAATAGGGGCATTCTATAACTATACGGAATGGTTAATAAGAAAACTAAACTTACCGCTCCTTTGCAAAAGAGAAGAATAGTTCCATTACTGGTTCTGACTATCACAGACATCCTTTTACGATCactaccaaataaaaaaaaccgaAAACATTCAATGATTATAATAGTAAAATTGTTCATTTAACGCTCCGTATCTATGGGCCTCTGTTGGCCTTACATACTCTATTACTGTACAGTATTAATACCCATAGCTACCATTGCATGTAATAAAGGTTTCAAAGATTAAATCCTACAGGGAACCGTTTTACTTCACTAAGGGTGAGTGCAGCATATTGTACATGCATTAacagtatgatttttttaattatgttctGTGTATACAgctttccacccttttctttaTATGTTACAAGGCAACAAGTGATTGAATAAGGAgtataattcattcattcaagaacttaaaaagtaaaatgacaTAAACAGTACTTATGGAGTGTTACAAGatacttgcaattgattgtaaGTCAAATTTAGGTTGAAAAAATTCAATCACAAATCTTttgattaattgcaaatttgcaattgactGATTATCTCCTTCTTGCATTAACAAGTTCAAATCGATTTGCTGtagttaaaattgatctatcactAGTACATTTCCATCTTAAATCTGCAATACCCTTCAGAAACACTTGTATCAAGCATGTTGTAAATGTTGCACGATATTCTtactattattttcaaaatagtaGATCACTTATCCTTCCActccttttgtttcttttaatcaCAACGCCCCATCTGACAGCTAAAACTTTAATATTAACCACAGGGATAAATTCCCTGAAAGATAAGTGCAAGCTTTCTCAGTTACACAAAGACTTAAAGAAGTAATCAATGTATGAACTGTGGAGAGGATGAAATTAGTAGAGTCCTCTCCTCTAAAATGATTGAAATTTAAGGGAATCAATTAGGGAATTTGGCACATGAGAATAAAACCAATGTAAAATATAATACTTCTTCATGACACTTCATATGTGTTAATGATTTAGATTTGATCTCTTACCTTGTAAAATCAAGAACATtcagaatttcatatttttcctgCTTTCCCATCTGAAacacaaaaaatcaaatataaagaaatgaattttCGATAAATGATTATCATGGggaaaacagaagaaaatatctcaaagtaCTTTGATATTTCATTAGGTAGGAATTCATCTTTTTTAAGGGCTATATTCTGCTCAGCCTTAGGGCCATTACTATTAAAAACTTACtgaaaatattctttcaatttcgGGGACTATTTTTTGGCACATGTCACACAATAAGGTAATACTTAATAACATTAGGCTTTGTAAAGTTGTACAAACATGTTAAATTGACTTTCTCATTAGGTTTTTAGCAAATCATGGGGTCtggaaagaattgaagaaacaaaaaatttcaaaaatatttgtaGTAGCTATGGgacaattttggaaaaaaaaatcagttgccCCGATATGGTATTGAGGGTACATGTATTTAGGGGCAATTTGGGGACCAATCAGTAAAAAAATTGCCCATTGTCCTGGGTTAATTCCTCCATGATTAAGACTGAATTACACAAATAATGttatcaatttttgtatgtacttcaaatgtgattatatgttactatgtcaattgtatcataattgtaaatatgaaattgaaagtggaaaataaaataattgaattgaatatggaTGAGAAACTTACCACTACAATCTCTACACTGTCTGGGGTTCTCTCTATGAATCTGAATCCAAGTTTAGCTGCTGCTTCTACAAGGGCTCCCTCATCTAACAAAACAACAATAGAGGTAAATAATACAATAAGCCCTTCATTATCCTGGAAGAATGGATAAGAATATTTCAAGTTGATATAAATCTGTATAGTACATCAAAAAGCCAGAGCTATCACTTTCCTTTAAATACGAGTCGATGTTTTAATTGGCTAAAGGTCGCACATGATCTTCCTGTTGCCTGTGGTATATAATACATTACTGCACTGATCACATGATGCTCATAGAGTTCGTGCTATTGCATATTAGATCAAATGTTAAATACCATATACAGGTTGGCACTAATACTACCCAGAACTCTTCtcaaagagaaaaaatatatatctctctTGATGTAAGAAGCAATTCTCTGTGATGGAAGCAAGGTCTTCTAAATAAACTGAAGTGATTAACTggtaataattatcattgtaGACATAAAAAACCTTATGGTTTCTCACTAAGTTATTAGCTTATTTACCTGGTGATGACGCTTGATAGATGATTTGATCATTCAAATCTTTCTCTGGAACCACTGTATGACAGACAGCCATCATGGTAACAAACATTCGTATATGTGGGGCTGTGGACTAAATATATTAACATAAACAATCATATACATGGGGATGGATAAATATAAATAGAGAAATTGTATAGGGCATCAGTATCAAATTTCAAAGAGTTGAATACAGCGGTATTTATAAAGTCTCACTTACAATAGGTTAGAATAAGCATTGTTTGTATCACAATGGCAGGAGTAAGTATTAAAGCTCTTATGAAAGAGTTATATTCATCTACAAAATCTGGTAAAATGTGCAAACTGGAGCATTTCCAAACTTAAATCGATACtgacaccatcatcatcaccatcatcatcatcatcatcttcatcatcaccaccatcaccaccaccatcatcatcatcatcatcatcttcttcaccatcatcatcatcttcatcatcatcatcatcatcaccaccatcatcattgtatAAAACATCTTGCCACTCAGAGTGTTAGCAAACAGGAACAGCACAGCAGATAAACTATTCATCAAAATGTAATTGATATGCCCCTTGTTTGATCTTGTTGGTCAGATGTACTTGAGACTACAGTAATTATTTGCATAAATATAAGAGATACCTGATAAAATACAGATATGAGTTGTTTGATTTAACTTGTCTTCAAagataataagaaaataatagacTCTGTGacagtgtttcatgaaacaattggtctgtgattttcactgcaattttgctctgagccaatcagatacaagggTTTTGTTAGCATGTAACAGTTGTCAGAGAATATAATCACTGAtgattgttttatgaaatgctcccatGATCTTACATGTGATTCCAGATTGTCTGCCATCTTGCTATCTCTGAAGATGTCAACATCAGGGTTATCACTGAAAAGAATATCAATAAGATAAAACTTAGTGGGCATTAAAAATAACTATATTGATAAACTTATAAAAAGTGTTTATATGTAGAAGTGAAAGGGGTGCTCGAGGCTGAAAATTATAATACCTGAATAAGAAGAGTAAAAATAAAAGGCAAAACAGGGCTGTAAAATATgagaattttatcaaaatctgttAAAGTGGATCAAAatgttttgaattttaaatgtatagcaatattttgtaatgcaGGTAACCCATATCATCATGAGTATGcaattaggtgggctgatgatatcatatctcaaatttattatttaattctttttttttttaatgaaataaaaattatttcatatttccatgCATATGtgtgaattaaattgaattcaatAGTGAATAGAACTAAATTATAGTAAAAACATGTTATccttattatgaaataagtttCAGTCTGAGGTTGCAattcatttttgacaattttacaaattttccatAGGAGAATGTATTGCCCCGGTATATATCATGGATTTGCATTGGAAGACTGATCATACCCATAGACGATGCCAGCTATGGTACAGATCTTGAATTCCATGATGTTCTGTGTGAGGGTTCCTGTCTTGTCTGAGAAGACATATTTGACCTGACCCAGTTCATCATTGAGATTAGATGTCCTAGCTGCTGCTGGTGTGTCCGTCTCTGCATGGTACATATCAAGGTCCTAAGTGAtagaaaacaaatttcattcaaattaaatttatttcaattttccacTACATATCAACAGATAAAAATACATAGAAAGGACAATAGTGTGACAATGCACATAAGATGGTTCATAGAAATTGAGGAAGGCTATAGCCAAATAGGTAAAACATCTTGTAGGAGACCAGCCAATAGTAAAACcaaatatacaaatacatatataaaaaaggaacaCTTAACCAAAACCATAGTGAGAGAAATCCTGATATCAAATCTAATAATTAGATTACAAACATGTCTTGTATTTCTTTTGAAGATGGATTCCAAGTGGCTTATCTGAAAGACAGAAGGAACCGAGTTCCAAATCACTGGTTCTtaataaaatatgacaaaatcaaATCATACTCTGGCATTCTCAGACTACCAACATGATACAACCATTCAATCAACCCTAAACCTCTGAAGATTTGAATGAAGCATTTAAAGAGATAATGCAATGAAGTAAAAACTTACAAAGTTGATGAATAGAGCCTGACCAAACTTGACTAGTTCCAATGTAACAGGAAGACTAATTGGGATGAGGTTGTTATATAGAATGATGAACGTCAAGAAGTTGAAGAAGAAAGAATTAGGAGTTTtatctgaaataaaataaagaaatcaacaAGATGACGATTAATAGATACCTTGTGACCATCAGACATTACACAGCAAGAGACTATTGTATATTTATTAAACTTTATGGTGTGGAAATACAGGGATCATATATCTTTCCTATTCGTAAAACCTTCTACTTTATGGACCCATGTTAAGTAATTTTATACCAATAGtacacaaatattttatgaacattaatatataaaacaagaacacaaaatatcaaaccttgacaaaaatatttcacttgACTTCAGTTATTTCTGTCAATCATTTGATTGATCATTCCAACCATGTGTTTAAATGACAAACATTACAATCTACAACTAATACTTGGAAAATAGAATAAATATCACAAGTGTATTCAgcatacaaattgaaataaataatttttaggCACCAGAAGAAACTAGAAATTTAGAGTGCAGTTCTCTTTACCAACATACTGGTAGAAATGTAATTTCATAAAATCTGAAAACATCATTTCCAATACTCAGCATTTCTTAGATACACAATTTCACTTTAATGATAAAGAACTCACCTTCAAATCCCAGATACCAATCCTTGTGAAAGTGTTTCTTGTTCCAGATCTCCGCTGCTATGGCACTGATTAGGGCCAGGACCATTAAGATCAGGAACAAGAACAAGATCTAAAAGAAAAGAGGACCAAGACTTATTACTTTGTTTCCATCAATATCAGCAAGCAAGTTGGTAGATATGTAAATATAAACACTGCTCCTATTCTTATCTATATAGCAATGCCCACTTCTttcaccccccctccctttccTCTTCTGTAAATTTATACAGACTAGCCATGTAAAGTATCCTGATTCTTCCTcttttccacccccccccctccccccccccctccaatctTTCTTTCAAAGCAATATTCTCAAGGCATTCTTTACATGACCTACTGAACTGGTGCATAATTGAATCCATCACTCCCTGTATATTAAAATCACAGAATTCAGGAGTCTGTGGGTTAACTTTAAATGCCTACTCAACAATTCACATTTCAaattctttaatgaataaacatAGCTTAAATgtgaattaaattttttttgttttactgttaCAATCAAATCTATATTATGAGaaataaagaatacaaaattagttatgtttgtaaaaaaaaaaacccacacacacacagtggGTCTCCCTGAATCATACAAGTATCTCATTGCACAAATCTTAGTGATTAATCAGAGGGGTGATTTTGATGGTTGATTGTATTGATTATTATAAGCAATCAGTTGTAAGAATCAACTGTATGATCGATTACTAAGGCTTGTGTTACCTGGATGTTGGTTGTTCTATCTACGGTTGATCTCTTCAATGGAGCAGTCTTAGAATTCtataaaaacataaacaaaaaataattgaagaaTGTCTACCTATACAATGTACTTCAAAGTATATGAAAGCAATTGCTCATTCCTGTATACATTCTAAAGTCCTGTTTAGACCATGGTATATTTTTGTGCAAAAATTTTTGGCAATGGAAAATGCATATACAAATTTACTAATAATGAGGAAGAAAAGAgatttctattattttctttgtgcCACAACTTGATTTACACAACTTACGCACAACTTCAGACAgaatataatttgtatatatcCTAAATCTGTTCAAATGCCAAATTAAAAATTTTCGCAAGGTATCAATTTATGAAAAGGGAACATAAGTCACCTTGCTTTTTGTAAGATTTGAAAGTTATACCAAATGTTAATTAAAATATTGATCAAAACTTCAGACTCTTACCAGCAATAGCTTGCTCTCATGTCCTGTATAGATGACGATACCATGGATCCATTTTGTGTTTCTTAGAGTAGCTCCTCTAAGAAGAATCTGATCCGTACTCAGGGGTACAGCCCTGGAAGAAAAGTATATGGGTTTTGAACCCATTGGGGATAGCTTATTATGCTGTAACACATCAGTTAATCAGATGTCATTATACACATGATAAAGggtttatttattgatatactgaaaCTTTCTTTCCATTATCTCTCTCAAAGCTCTACATTATTAACTTGATCACACTCACAATTCAAATAGAGTGTGGTGATTAACAATTCATATCAGTTGTAGGATATGTAAATTCACTGATAGCAAAGTAAGTTTTACAAGACACTGATTTTGATAGCTTTAATGCACTtataaaaagaattgaatttaGAATTAATCAAGCAACACAAACTCTGTAAAAATCTGTGATAAGACTTACATTGTCTGATTGCGCTTTAGTTTGATGTTTCCTACAAACTCATAGAGATGTCTGTTTGGTAGTTCACACTCAACCGTTCCATCTACAGTCATAAGATCAGCTTCTGAGCAGAGATTAGCCGTCTGAGATAaaccttgtctgattttcagGTTTGTCTCTCCATCTAGCTGAGCCGTCTCAATGTAACACATAGCTTGAGGGGCACTGATGTAAAGGGTAGAAAGAGTGAAAATTGGGGCTGGTGTTGTGATCATAAAAAAATCCTAACCCCAATTGATCTAACATCAAGATAAGCTTCACTCAAGTGGTTAGCTGTCCCATATACTGTAGCCTACATAATACTCTGTCTGATGTTTGTCACCCCATCTTGCTATAAAGCTATTGCAATTTAAAACAACATCTGAGggacactttaaaaaataacaatacaatgCATGCAAAAGATAGAGATGGATTTGCGATTATTACAATCCTTTAAAGAAACCATCTACCAGATGATTGCATAGCAGATTGCTCTCTGACGTAAATCATTCACATATATCAAATTGAGATACATGCGGGCTTATAGTCAAGTTGAATAAAACTATCTCCATAAGAATCAGTGTCTTAGGGTTgtcaactacatgtagatattggTGCTTAACAAATTCATGGATTGGATTGAACCAAATTTACTTCTACATCATGAATAttgcaaataaaattaataataataaatcctTTCATTTCTCTTGTCAAAAAAGTCTCTCCATTGCATGTCAAGAAGGTCATTTTtctacaaaattttaaaattaaacaaaattcagGAGGGTTGAGCaatgaaataatgttttcaCCTTGATGATAAAAGAACAAGATCAGCTGGGAAGAATTCTCCTCTCTTTACCTGTACCACATCACCTACCcccaactgaaaaaaaaataataaaagggagaaaaaagtgAAGGTTAAATGAATATGTccttaaaatttttgtttcttttttatgtttttagagGGTCTTCTAAGGAGAACAATCACTGTAAAACATATTTACCACTTCAATACTTGGAACAAAGTAAAAATTGTTGGCTTCCTGAAAATAACAGGTGTTTAATAGTGCTTGGCAGTATCAATAGATTCCTTTCTAAAAGGATGTCAACTCTGATGTCAAATTGGTTTCAATAGAAGAAGTATTAGAGAATATTAATGAAGTTTAATATCAAAAGACAATCATTTGTAATATCATGTGTGTGTTGCTCTTCCCTTTCTCATATAAGGTagtataaaattcaataaattatactttttttcaaaattattaaatgGTATTTACCTGTACATAACACAAAACTGCATACACCCTTCTATGAAAAGAATATACATCTTCATTATATAGC
This is a stretch of genomic DNA from Lytechinus pictus isolate F3 Inbred unplaced genomic scaffold, Lp3.0 scaffold_19, whole genome shotgun sequence. It encodes these proteins:
- the LOC129260737 gene encoding probable phospholipid-transporting ATPase IA isoform X1, whose protein sequence is MGSLQETNKCLSGENNAQESQDVIEMEDRSSVPGSSGPPLTQTDCGIAQDPDIRLININQVQPIKYCLNEVDTGKYTFITFFPKFLFEQFRRYANVFFLFIALLQQIPSVSPTGHYTTLLPLIFILLVSAVKEIVEDIKRHRADDEVNNRKVLVLRDHMWVPLRWRELGVGDVVQVKRGEFFPADLVLLSSSAPQAMCYIETAQLDGETNLKIRQGLSQTANLCSEADLMTVDGTVECELPNRHLYEFVGNIKLKRNQTMAVPLSTDQILLRGATLRNTKWIHGIVIYTGHESKLLLNSKTAPLKRSTVDRTTNIQILFLFLILMVLALISAIAAEIWNKKHFHKDWYLGFEDKTPNSFFFNFLTFIILYNNLIPISLPVTLELVKFGQALFINFDLDMYHAETDTPAAARTSNLNDELGQVKYVFSDKTGTLTQNIMEFKICTIAGIVYGDNPDVDIFRDSKMADNLESHSTAPHIRMFVTMMAVCHTVVPEKDLNDQIIYQASSPDEGALVEAAAKLGFRFIERTPDSVEIVVMGKQEKYEILNVLDFTSDRKRMSVIVRTSNGTILLFCKGADNVIYDRLASDQEFTSDTVRHLEEFASEGLRTLCFAFREISKEEYEEWSATYYKASTAIQNREEKLAEAAELIEMNFTLIGASAIEDKLQDGVPETIDTLLKADVKIWVLTGDKQETAINVGYSCKLLNPAMPLLIINETSHDEIRETLQRHITAFGDQIGKENDVALIINGEALKFALSFDLRKDFLELAMSCKSVICCRVTPLQKAELVDLVKQNVKAVTLAIGDGANDVGMIQAADVGIGISGREGLQAANSSDYSIAQFRFLHKLMLVHGVWSYNRISKVILYSFYKNICLYIMEFWFAIVNGWSGQILFNRWAIGIYNLVFTALPPFAIGLFDRNISVESMKRFPQLYKSSQNAEYFNSKVFWMWTLNSVFHSILIYWFVVTSMQQDVAWGNGKAGDYLVAGNMAYTCVLVVVTLKAGLEMDTWTWPVHVSLWFGLIAWVVFFGVYSVLFPLISFASDMFNEAQMVFSSTIFWMLLLLIPVAALIRDVAWKAFRRTMYKTLAEEVQEAEVQHIDPTAIIQKSVKKSVQYIGNRALKARNGFSETSRLLTRLFKRSPSSTRHLAEEEGTPRHGFAFSQEEHGVITQAEVIRAYDTTKRPTGAVVIHEEPNK
- the LOC129260737 gene encoding probable phospholipid-transporting ATPase IA isoform X4, whose translation is MGSLQETNKCLSGENNAQESQDVIEMEDRSSVPGSSGPPLTQTDCGIAQDPDIRLININQVQPIKYCLNEVDTGKYTFITFFPKFLFEQFRRYANVFFLFIALLQQIPSVSPTGHYTTLLPLIFILLVSAVKEIVEDIKRHRADDEVNNRKVLVLRDHMWVPLRWRELGVGDVVQVKRGEFFPADLVLLSSSAPQAMCYIETAQLDGETNLKIRQGLSQTANLCSEADLMTVDGTVECELPNRHLYEFVGNIKLKRNQTMAVPLSTDQILLRGATLRNTKWIHGIVIYTGHESKLLLNSKTAPLKRSTVDRTTNIQILFLFLILMVLALISAIAAEIWNKKHFHKDWYLGFEDKTPNSFFFNFLTFIILYNNLIPISLPVTLELVKFGQALFINFDLDMYHAETDTPAAARTSNLNDELGQVKYVFSDKTGTLTQNIMEFKICTIAGIVYGDNPDVDIFRDSKMADNLESHSTAPHIRMFVTMMAVCHTVVPEKDLNDQIIYQASSPDEGALVEAAAKLGFRFIERTPDSVEIVVMGKQEKYEILNVLDFTSDRKRMSVIVRTSNGTILLFCKGADNVIYDRLASDQEFTSDTVRHLEEFASEGLRTLCFAFREISKEEYEEWSATYYKASTAIQNREEKLAEAAELIEMNFTLIGASAIEDKLQDGVPETIDTLLKADVKIWVLTGDKQETAINVGYSCKLLNPAMPLLIINETSHDEIRETLQRHITAFGDQIGKENDVALIINGEALKFALSFDLRKDFLELAMSCKSVICCRVTPLQKAELVDLVKQNVKAVTLAIGDGANDVGMIQAADVGIGISGREGLQAANSSDYSIAQFRFLHKLMLVHGVWSYNRISKVILYSFYKNICLYIMEFWFAIVNGWSGQILFNRWAIGIYNLVFTALPPFAIGLFDRNISVESMKRFPQLYKSSQNAEYFNSKVFWMWTLNSVFHSILIYWFVVTSMQQDVAWGNGKAGDYLVAGNMAYTCVLVVVTLKAGLEMDTWTWPVHVSLWFGLIAWVVFFGVYSVLFPLISFASDMFNEAQMVFSSTIFWMLLLLIPVAALIRDVAWKAFRRTMYKTLAEEVQEAEVQHIDPTAIIQKSVKKSFSETSRLLTRLFKRSPSSTRHLAEEEGTPRHGFAFSQEEHGVITQAEVIRAYDTTKRPTGAVVIHEEPNK